The Candidatus Cloacimonadota bacterium genome includes the window ATAAATATGAAGTAATTATAGTTAATGACCGTTCACGAGACAACACTACAGAAATAATAAAAAGATATTCAGGAAAATACAATAATATAAAATATTTAAATATTGATAAAGATGATAAAAATCTTATCGGAAAGAAAAATGCCTTAACTAAAGGTATTGAAAAGTCAAAGGGGGATATATTATTTTTTACTGATGCAGATTGTGTGCCCACAAAAAATTGGCTTAAAAGTATGAATAATCAATTCAATTTAGGATTTGATGTAGTTGTCGGATATTCTCCTTTAGTTTCGTATAACAAGAAGACAATTCTTCAAAAATTTTTTTTTAATTTAAAAAGATTGGAACGGCTTGCTATATCTGCAATTTCTGCCGGAACTATTGGTTGGAATTGGGGAGTTACAGCTACAGGCAGGAATTTTGCTTATAGAAAAAGAGTGTTTGAAGAATTAAATGGCTTTTCTGGAATAGGACATATTCCTTCTGGTGACGATGATTTGTTTCTACAAAAAATAAGTAAAAGTAAGAGGTATAAAATTTCATTTGCAAAAGATAAAAAAAGTTTT containing:
- a CDS encoding glycosyltransferase produces the protein MFLLFIFIGIFRIKKCKDSSFFNDISVIVAAHNEERDIANLLNSLSFQDYPKDKYEVIIVNDRSRDNTTEIIKRYSGKYNNIKYLNIDKDDKNLIGKKNALTKGIEKSKGDILFFTDADCVPTKNWLKSMNNQFNLGFDVVVGYSPLVSYNKKTILQKFFFNLKRLERLAISAISAGTIGWNWGVTATGRNFAYRKRVFEELNGFSGIGHIPSGDDDLFLQKISKSKRYKISFAKDKKSFVNSVERKNVKEQINQEKRRASKWIYYPLNIKIYSALIFVFYLFLLISFVMAIFSSFPWNSFLCIFIAKVIFDFLIVIKGAILFRENRLLWIFPLAEIFYIPYFLIFGLLGTFTRYRWHDK